In Aedes albopictus strain Foshan chromosome 3, AalbF5, whole genome shotgun sequence, the following are encoded in one genomic region:
- the LOC109424523 gene encoding nonsense-mediated mRNA decay factor SMG9 isoform X3: MDSRKNKRSSSSKESKGSASKPLPDGSGSQPRILLKPKENADVQKKPELTITIATKNPPPVKPEQQQPAAKEAAAIKQRPVQEIPQAITIVNSMVKSVNLVNGNNALNTHAFDYLHENNSDFFVIGAIGMQGCGKSTVLNLLAAEPTEEAIRQAAFHVGGGVFPVASVFNRNEAAEFEDAEIRMHITKDRIIFLDSAPVLSNRGNKDFVLSELDDIRRIILLLSACHILLVLQEDYFNINFIRLLRCAEMMIQRDQKDTQYLNPRIVFLKNKCNRNSFTTQEKALHETIYKQMLKDTKLKIHSNEDIKEKINAMYLPKLSYDNFLFTDDESSFSCVLKLRQRVFMTPTHDAVEGRENLTEKSWSQIVHHVLEGHNNNYFLRKYENLKEKYNLHNHVNVVENAAKEKSYLNFIDT; this comes from the exons atggattccaggaagaataaaAGATCATCAAGCAGTAAG GAATCCAAGGGTTCCGCAAGTAAACCACTTCCGGACGGAAGCGGATCTCAACCAAGAATCCTGCTGAAACCCAAGGAAAACGCTGATGTCCAGAAGAAGCCGGAACTCACAATCACGATTGCTACCAAAAACCCTCCTCCGGTGAAACCAGAACAGCAGCAACCTGCAGCCAAAGAAGCAGCTGCTATCAAGCAGAGACCAGTGCAGGAAATTCCACAAGCCATCACGATCGTGAACAGTATGGTCAAGTCGGTGAATCTGGTCAATGGCAACAATGCTCTGAACACGCACGCATTCGACTATCTGCATGAGAACAATTCGGATTTTTTTGTGATCGGCGCCATCGGTATGCAGGGATGCGGAAAATCTACCGTTCTGAATCTGTTGGCTGCGGAACCCACGGAGGAAGCCATTCGGCAAGCGGCCTTCCACGTTGGAGGTGGTGTGTTTCCTGTTGCGAGCGTTTTCAACCGCAATGAAGCGGCAGAGTTCGAGGATG CAGAGATTCGAATGCATATCACAAAGGATCGGATAATTTTTCTGGACAGTGCGCCGGTGCTTTCCAACCGAGGAAACAAAGATTTTGTATTGAGCGAACTGGATGATATTCGACGGATTATCCTGTTGCTGAGTGCATGCCACATCCTCTTGGTTCTACAGGAAGATTACTTCAACATCAATTTCATAAG ATTATTACGATGTGCAGAAATGATGATCCAACGAGATCAGAAAGATACGCAATATTTGAATCCTCGGATAGTTTTCCTGAAGAACAAATGCAACCGCAATAGTTTTACGACACAAGAAAAGGCATTACACGAAACAATCTACAAGCAAATGTTGAAGGATACAAAGCTAAAAATCCACTCAAACGAGGATATCAAGGAGAAAATCAATGCAATGTATCTGCCCAAGCTGAGCTATG ATAATTTCTTGTTCACCGATGACGAAAGCAGTTTTTCCTGTGTTCTCAAATTGCGACAGCGTGTATTTATGACACCAACTCATGACGCGGTGGAAGGACGAGAGAATTTGACGGAAAAATCATGGTCGCAGATCGTACATCACGTATTGGAAGGCCACAACAATAACTACTTTTTGCGAAAGTATGAAAACCTCAAGGAGAAGTACAACTTGCACAATCACGTCAATGTGGTGGAAAATGCAGCGAAGGAGAAAAGTTATTTAAACTTTATAGATACTTAA
- the LOC109424523 gene encoding nonsense-mediated mRNA decay factor SMG9 isoform X1, whose amino-acid sequence MDSRKNKRSSSSKKNVSKQESKGSASKPLPDGSGSQPRILLKPKENADVQKKPELTITIATKNPPPVKPEQQQPAAKEAAAIKQRPVQEIPQAITIVNSMVKSVNLVNGNNALNTHAFDYLHENNSDFFVIGAIGMQGCGKSTVLNLLAAEPTEEAIRQAAFHVGGGVFPVASVFNRNEAAEFEDAEIRMHITKDRIIFLDSAPVLSNRGNKDFVLSELDDIRRIILLLSACHILLVLQEDYFNINFIRLLRCAEMMIQRDQKDTQYLNPRIVFLKNKCNRNSFTTQEKALHETIYKQMLKDTKLKIHSNEDIKEKINAMYLPKLSYDNFLFTDDESSFSCVLKLRQRVFMTPTHDAVEGRENLTEKSWSQIVHHVLEGHNNNYFLRKYENLKEKYNLHNHVNVVENAAKEKSYLNFIDT is encoded by the exons atggattccaggaagaataaaAGATCATCAAGCAGTAAG AAAAATGTTTCCAAACAGGAATCCAAGGGTTCCGCAAGTAAACCACTTCCGGACGGAAGCGGATCTCAACCAAGAATCCTGCTGAAACCCAAGGAAAACGCTGATGTCCAGAAGAAGCCGGAACTCACAATCACGATTGCTACCAAAAACCCTCCTCCGGTGAAACCAGAACAGCAGCAACCTGCAGCCAAAGAAGCAGCTGCTATCAAGCAGAGACCAGTGCAGGAAATTCCACAAGCCATCACGATCGTGAACAGTATGGTCAAGTCGGTGAATCTGGTCAATGGCAACAATGCTCTGAACACGCACGCATTCGACTATCTGCATGAGAACAATTCGGATTTTTTTGTGATCGGCGCCATCGGTATGCAGGGATGCGGAAAATCTACCGTTCTGAATCTGTTGGCTGCGGAACCCACGGAGGAAGCCATTCGGCAAGCGGCCTTCCACGTTGGAGGTGGTGTGTTTCCTGTTGCGAGCGTTTTCAACCGCAATGAAGCGGCAGAGTTCGAGGATG CAGAGATTCGAATGCATATCACAAAGGATCGGATAATTTTTCTGGACAGTGCGCCGGTGCTTTCCAACCGAGGAAACAAAGATTTTGTATTGAGCGAACTGGATGATATTCGACGGATTATCCTGTTGCTGAGTGCATGCCACATCCTCTTGGTTCTACAGGAAGATTACTTCAACATCAATTTCATAAG ATTATTACGATGTGCAGAAATGATGATCCAACGAGATCAGAAAGATACGCAATATTTGAATCCTCGGATAGTTTTCCTGAAGAACAAATGCAACCGCAATAGTTTTACGACACAAGAAAAGGCATTACACGAAACAATCTACAAGCAAATGTTGAAGGATACAAAGCTAAAAATCCACTCAAACGAGGATATCAAGGAGAAAATCAATGCAATGTATCTGCCCAAGCTGAGCTATG ATAATTTCTTGTTCACCGATGACGAAAGCAGTTTTTCCTGTGTTCTCAAATTGCGACAGCGTGTATTTATGACACCAACTCATGACGCGGTGGAAGGACGAGAGAATTTGACGGAAAAATCATGGTCGCAGATCGTACATCACGTATTGGAAGGCCACAACAATAACTACTTTTTGCGAAAGTATGAAAACCTCAAGGAGAAGTACAACTTGCACAATCACGTCAATGTGGTGGAAAATGCAGCGAAGGAGAAAAGTTATTTAAACTTTATAGATACTTAA
- the LOC109424523 gene encoding nonsense-mediated mRNA decay factor SMG9 isoform X2: MDSRKNKRSSSSKKNVSKQESKGSASKPLPDGSGSQPRILLKPKENADVQKKPELTITIATKNPPPVKPEQQQPAAKEAAAIKQRPVQEIPQAITIVNSMVKSVNLVNGNNALNTHAFDYLHENNSDFFVIGAIGMQGCGKSTVLNLLAAEPTEEAIRQAAFHVGGGVFPVASVFNRNEAAEFEDEIRMHITKDRIIFLDSAPVLSNRGNKDFVLSELDDIRRIILLLSACHILLVLQEDYFNINFIRLLRCAEMMIQRDQKDTQYLNPRIVFLKNKCNRNSFTTQEKALHETIYKQMLKDTKLKIHSNEDIKEKINAMYLPKLSYDNFLFTDDESSFSCVLKLRQRVFMTPTHDAVEGRENLTEKSWSQIVHHVLEGHNNNYFLRKYENLKEKYNLHNHVNVVENAAKEKSYLNFIDT, encoded by the exons atggattccaggaagaataaaAGATCATCAAGCAGTAAG AAAAATGTTTCCAAACAGGAATCCAAGGGTTCCGCAAGTAAACCACTTCCGGACGGAAGCGGATCTCAACCAAGAATCCTGCTGAAACCCAAGGAAAACGCTGATGTCCAGAAGAAGCCGGAACTCACAATCACGATTGCTACCAAAAACCCTCCTCCGGTGAAACCAGAACAGCAGCAACCTGCAGCCAAAGAAGCAGCTGCTATCAAGCAGAGACCAGTGCAGGAAATTCCACAAGCCATCACGATCGTGAACAGTATGGTCAAGTCGGTGAATCTGGTCAATGGCAACAATGCTCTGAACACGCACGCATTCGACTATCTGCATGAGAACAATTCGGATTTTTTTGTGATCGGCGCCATCGGTATGCAGGGATGCGGAAAATCTACCGTTCTGAATCTGTTGGCTGCGGAACCCACGGAGGAAGCCATTCGGCAAGCGGCCTTCCACGTTGGAGGTGGTGTGTTTCCTGTTGCGAGCGTTTTCAACCGCAATGAAGCGGCAGAGTTCGAGGATG AGATTCGAATGCATATCACAAAGGATCGGATAATTTTTCTGGACAGTGCGCCGGTGCTTTCCAACCGAGGAAACAAAGATTTTGTATTGAGCGAACTGGATGATATTCGACGGATTATCCTGTTGCTGAGTGCATGCCACATCCTCTTGGTTCTACAGGAAGATTACTTCAACATCAATTTCATAAG ATTATTACGATGTGCAGAAATGATGATCCAACGAGATCAGAAAGATACGCAATATTTGAATCCTCGGATAGTTTTCCTGAAGAACAAATGCAACCGCAATAGTTTTACGACACAAGAAAAGGCATTACACGAAACAATCTACAAGCAAATGTTGAAGGATACAAAGCTAAAAATCCACTCAAACGAGGATATCAAGGAGAAAATCAATGCAATGTATCTGCCCAAGCTGAGCTATG ATAATTTCTTGTTCACCGATGACGAAAGCAGTTTTTCCTGTGTTCTCAAATTGCGACAGCGTGTATTTATGACACCAACTCATGACGCGGTGGAAGGACGAGAGAATTTGACGGAAAAATCATGGTCGCAGATCGTACATCACGTATTGGAAGGCCACAACAATAACTACTTTTTGCGAAAGTATGAAAACCTCAAGGAGAAGTACAACTTGCACAATCACGTCAATGTGGTGGAAAATGCAGCGAAGGAGAAAAGTTATTTAAACTTTATAGATACTTAA